TTTGCTGGATTATTTTTGGAATGAAGTCTATGGATTTCAAATTAAACGCGTAAAAGACGAATACGAAGCCGAGGACATCGCGATCGAAACCTTTTCGAAAGCCTTCGATAAAATTGAAACTTTCGATGAAAATTACACCTTTGGAACCTGGCTCGTTGCAATTTCAAAAAACATCCAAATAGACAAAACCCGAAAGAAAAATGCGTCTATTTACGCCCAAACTACCGATGCCAGTGAGGAACACATCAAAAAAATTGCCGATCACAATCCAACACCTGAAGACAAACTTATTACCGAACAAAATTTAGCCGAACTACTGCAATTTATAAAGGAACTAAAACCCCATTATCAGGAAGTAATCAATCTGCGCTATTTTCAGGAAATGAGCTATAACGAAATCTCCGAATCGCTACAAGAACCACTTAACAA
This genomic stretch from Ulvibacter sp. MAR_2010_11 harbors:
- a CDS encoding RNA polymerase sigma factor, with amino-acid sequence MEITKEEILHQIQKAKKGKQSAFSFLLDYFWNEVYGFQIKRVKDEYEAEDIAIETFSKAFDKIETFDENYTFGTWLVAISKNIQIDKTRKKNASIYAQTTDASEEHIKKIADHNPTPEDKLITEQNLAELLQFIKELKPHYQEVINLRYFQEMSYNEISESLQEPLNNVKVRLLRAKKLLAEIITQNHTP